CTTTGCCAAAGGACGGGTGATGATGGTGGCCAATGCGCTGAAGCTGGCGGGCGCGCTGGCGATTTGTCTGGGGCTTAACCCGTTTCTGGGTTACAGCCTGGTAGGCATCGGCGCGGCGGCCTATTCGCCGGCCAAATACGGAATCCTGGGCGAAATCACCCGTGGCGAACAGCTGGTCAAGGCCAACGGATTGATGGAGGCCTCAACCATCGCCGCGATCCTGACAGGTTCGGTGGCCGGCGGGCTGCTGGCGGACTGGCACATCCTGATTGCGCTGGCGGTCTGTGCGCTGGTGTATGCGGCTGCGGTGGTGGCGAATCTGTATATTCCGCTGCTGGCGGCAGCGCGGCCGGCGCAGTCATGGCACCCGCGCGCCATGACGCGCAGCTTTTTTGCCGCCTGCGTCACCCTGTGGCGCGACGGGCAGACGCGTTTCTCGCTGATTGGCACCAGCCTGTTCTGGGGCGCCGGGGTGACGCTGCGCTTCCTGTTGGTGCTGTGGGTGCCGGTGGCGCTGGGAATCGCCGATAACGCCACGCCGACGCTGCTCAATGCGATGGTGGCGGTGGGCATCGTGGTCGGCGCCGGCGTAGCGGCGCGCTTCGTCACGTTGGAAACGGTCAAGCGTTGCATGCCAGCCGGTATTTTAATCGGCGTCGCGGTGGAGTTCTTTGCGCTGCAGACCACCATGTTCAACGCTTATGTACTGCTGCTGGTTATCGGCATGCTGGGCGGTTTCTTTGTGGTGCCGCTGAATGCGCTGTTGCAGGAACGCGGTAAACATTCCGTCGGCGCCGGCAATGCGATTGCGGTGCAGAACCTCGGAGAAAATACCGCGATGCTGCTGATGCTGGGCCTGTATTCGCTGGTGGTGAAAATCGGCGTGCCGGTGGTTGGCGTCGGACTCGGTTTCGGTGCGGTGTTTGCGCTGGCGATTAGCGTGCTGTGGTTCTCCCAGCGACGGAGCTAATAAAAAATAGGGCACGGCATTAACGCCGCGCCCTGAAGCAATAACCTGTTGACCAGAATATTTTAGAGGGGTTATAAATCGGCCTTATTTAACGTCAGGCTCCGGCGACGCGATCGCATAAATGCAGTCAGCGATCCGTTACACCAACCTGAGGTTGTTAAATACCGCAAACTGCCGGTTCGTGTTTGATTATACGAGCACCTAACCCCTTGTCCAGTAAGCAGGATTAAATACAAGAGCATTCTAGATATTAAAAGAGGTTATTTCCTGCGGAATATAAGCCCAGGTATTTATTATTTAAATTAGCGGGTGGAATGTATTTTATCAGCGCCGTTGATAAATAGCGGAACGGAATTTCCGCCCCGCTCTGGCGGAGGCATTAAGGCGCCGGAATGGTGAAGCGGCTGTGAATCTCTTCCAGCTGTTGCAGCACCTCTTCATTCAGCGTCAGGTTGAAACTGTCGATATTGGTTTTTAACTGCTCAAGCGTTGTCGCGCCCAATAGCGTGCTGGCGACAAACGGCTGCTGTCTGACAAAGGCCAGCGCCATTTGCGACGGGTCCAGACGGTGCTTTTTCGCCAGCGCGACGTATTCGGCAATTGCCCGTTGCGCCTGCGGCGAGGAATAGCGGGTAAAGCGGCTGAACAGCGTGTTGCGCGCCCCCGCCGGCTGGGCGCCGTTCAGATATTTGCCGCTCAGCGTGCCGAAGGCCAGGCTGGAGTAAGCCAGCAGTTCCACGCCTTCAAACTGGCTGATTTCCGCCAGACCGATCTCAAAGCTGCGGTTAAGCAGGCTGTACGGGTTCTGAATGGAGACCATGCGCGGCAGTTCATGCTTTTCCGCCAGGTGCAGGTAGCGCATGACGCCGTACGGCGTTTCATTGGAGACGCCGATATAACGTATCTTGCCGGCGCGTACCTGCTCATTCAGCGCTTCCAACGTTTCCAGCAGCGTAACCGTCGCCATTTCATCGCTGTATTGATAGTTCAGTTTACCGAAGTAGTTGGCGCTGCGCTGTGGCCAGTGCAACTGATACAAATCGAGATAATCGGTATTGAGGCGCTTCAGGCTGTCGTCCAGCGCGGCGCGGATATTTTTGCGGTCCAGCGCCTGCTGCGGACGGATGCCGCTGTCGTTATTGCGCGTTGGGCCTGCGACTTTACTGGCCAGCACTATTTTCTCGCGGTTGCCGCGCGCCTTGATCCAACTGCCGATGTAGCGCTCGGTCAGTCCCTGGGTTTCCGGACGCGGCGGTACCGGATACATCTCGGCGGTGTCTATCAGATTGATGCCTGCAGCTAATGCGTAATCCAGCTGTGCGTGCGCATCGGCCTCGCTGTTTTGTTCGCCAAAGGTCATCGTGCCCAGTCCCAGCACGCTCACTTCTAAAGAACTGTGGGGAATTCGGTGGTATTGCATTAACGGCCTTCCTTAACTTATGTCGCGCGACGGGCGGCGCCCGGTGTTACTGCCGCCGGCTCAGGTTGACGCCGGTAAGGCTATCGATACCTTACTCGACTATAACCAAGCTGTGTGGATGGCGAAAGGGGATTTACGCGACGGGGAAGAGCAGGCTACCGCAAAGAGCGATAGCCATGGCGGGGTGCAATCAGCGCTCGATAACCTGAGAAACCTGGTCGCCGTTGATCTGGCGAGAGTTGCCTTTTTCATCTTGGTAGCTGATAAGGCCGGTGTCTTTATCGATCTCTGGCTTGCCCTGGGTCAGAATCATATTGCCGTCTTTGGTCGCCATCACGTAGTCGCTGGAGCAACCGGTTAAGCCAACCGCCATTGCCAGCGCGGCGGCGGCCATTACCCACTTTTTCATGCTGCGGATCCTCAATAGGAAAGAATATTTATAAGATTAGCAAATTAACGCCGGGAACTTGTCTCAGATAACTCTTATCTCCCAGAGGATAAAGAAGAAAGGCGCTAACGGCGCGCCTTTTATTGCTTATTCTGCGTTCGTCGATTTTTTGCCGCGCATCAGGTTGAGCGCTTCGACCGACATGGAGAAGAACATGGCGAAGTAGATATAGCCTTTCGGCACATGCACCTGGAAGCTTTCCAGCATCAGGGTAAAGCCGACCAGGATCAGAAACGCCAGCGCCAGCATTTTCACCGACGGGTGGCGGTCGACAAACTCGCCGATTGGCCGGGCGGCGAACATCATCACGCCAACGGCGATCACCACGGCTGCCATCATAATAAACAGGTGATCGGACAAACCGACGGCGGTAATTACCGAATCCAGGCTGAAGATAATATCCAGCAGCATAATCTGCACGATAGCGCCGAAGAAGCTGTGCACCTTGGTATGGTGCTCCTCTTCCGTGCCCTCAATGGTTTCGTGGATCTCTTTACTGGCCTTCCAAATCAGGAACAGCCCGCCGAGCAGCAGGATCAAATCTCTGGCGGAGATGTCATGGCCCATCACGTTGAATAACGGATGGGTGAGACGAATCACCCAGGCGATGGACGCCAGCAGGGCCAGACGCATCAGCATCGCGGCCGCCAGCCCCATCCTACGCGCCTTGTTCTGCTGCGCCTTCGGCAGTTTCGCCACCACCAGGGACAGGAAGATGATGTTATCGATACCCAAAACGATCTCAAGTATGGTCAGCGTACCTAACGCCAACCAGGCATTGGGATCCATAATCCACTCAAACATTGCCCAGCACACCTTAAAAAATTCAAAGGGGAAAATTATACGCGTTTATTGGCGCGGTGGCACCGTTGACTAAACGCAAATTAAACAAAAGCGATTTATATTAAGAAATGTCTTGCCAATAACGCCGCGGTAAACCCTTTTTTCAGATAGAAACCGCGCGGCAGCGTCATGATAGGCTGCCCCTGTTCGCCGATGGCCTCGGTCAGCGCTTTACTGTTGGCGGCCTTGGGGCGCAGCTGCAGGACTTCGCCATGGCGCGCAGTGATGCGTTCGACGTGGCCGAGCACGATCAGATCCATCAGCTCTTCCCAGTCACGCCGCAGCATCTCATCTTCTTCTTCACTCGGGCTCCACAACAGCGGCGAGCCGATACGCCGCTGCGCCAGCGGAATTTGCCGTTCGCCTTCCACCGGGATCCACAGGACGCGGGCCAGTTTATGACGCACATGGCTACTCTGCCAGGTGACGCCGCTGTTGCCGGTCAGCGGCGCAACGCAGACAAAGGTGGTTTCCAGCGGCTTGCCGGCGGCGTCTATCGGGATGGTTTTCAGTTCAATGCCCAGTTCGGGAAAATCCTGTTCCGGTTTGCTGCCGGCCATGGCGCCGAGGTACAGCTCCAGCAGCATGCCGACCCAGCCTTTATCGCGTTTCAGGTTTGCCGGGATGGCGAGCTGCGCCCGGGCGGCCAGCTCACCAAGACTGAACCCCGCCAGACGCTGGGCGCGTTCCAGTAGCTGTTGTTCGTTTTCCGGCGGAGGCGGCAGAGGGGAGAAAAACGCCATAGATTAAAGCCTGTTTCTGGTGGTTAAAAAATGCACGGCATTTGCACACAACCCCCGAGGTAAAAGGCGGGTTGGGGAAAACAATAATAGTAGCATGATTTTACATGGTTTTTTTTGCCGTTGGCCGATTGGAAAACATTTGTTTTGCCGCTTGTGCACCTGAAGCCACCGACAATGAACAGGATCTTACACCTATTTATCCACAGATTTATGGGATAACCCAAATATTTCCTGATTACTGGTTCGATCTACAGCCTTGACGGCGGGCGATTTTTACGAATTTGTCCGATTTGTGCGTAACTGGGACGAATAATCTGTGGATAAAAACGGCATTGGTGGATCTTTCGCCAGGGTGAGATCCTGGCCGTGCACAGATCACATTTTTCCCCTGTACATAACTGGCGAAAACGATTTACTATGCTGTTTTTAAAGTTAAAAAATAAAATTACCCGTCAGGTGGTTTTAGTACGACGTTGAGTTTTACCGGCTTATTCCTTGAGTTCTTCACACACCTATCCACAGAAAAAGTGAATAAAACCGGCCGAAAACCCCGTCCTATGTTTATAACTTTGCCAATATCTGTGAGTTATCCCAATGTTATCCGGCGCGCAGAGCCGTAAAGCAGTGGTTTACCGCCTGTAGCTTGTGTGAAACAATCAGAGCATCTATGCGAATTGAGCTTATCGAGGTAGTCCGGTGATCGACGATGATGGCTACCGCCCGAATGTTGGTATCGTAATCTGTAATCGTCAGGGGCAGGTCCTGTGGGCCCGCCGTTACGGTCAGCACTCCTGGCAGTTTCCCCAAGGTGGGATTAACCCTGGCGAAACCGCGGAACAGGCGATGTACCGTGAGCTGTTCGAAGAAGTGGGGTTGAGTAAAAAGGATGTGCGCATCCTGGCCTCGACCCGCAACTGGTTGCGCTATAAATTGCCAAAACGTTTGGTGCGTTGGGACACAAAGCCGGTTTGTATCGGCCAAAAACAGAAGTGGTTTCTGTTGCAGTTAATGTGCAGTGATGCGGATATCAATATGCAGCGCAGCAGTACGCCGGAGTTCGACGGCTGGCGTTGGGTGAGCTTCTGGTATCCGGTCCGTCAGGTGGTATCGTTCAAACGGGACGTGTACCGCCGGGTCATGAAAGAATTCGCCGCAACCGTGATGCCGCTGCAACAGCCGTCAGCGCCGCGGCAGGCGCCCGCTTATCGCCGAAAAAGAGGTTAACTCAAGCAGACTATGCTCACGCGCTTGCGAGAAATTGTTGAGAAGGTGGCCGCGGCGGCCAGTTTGACAGACGCGCTGGATATTTTGGTCAATGAAACCTGTCTGGCGATGGACACCGAAGTCTGCTCTATCTACCTGGCGGATAACGATCGCCAATGCTATTACCTGATGGCGACGCGCGGGCTGAAAAAACCGCGCGGGCGCACCATCGCCCTGGCGTTCGATGAAGGGGTGGTGGGGTTGGTGGGCAGCCGGGCAGAGCTGATTAACCTGGCCGATGCGCAGAGCCACCCCAGCTTCAAATACATTCCGCAGGTCAAGGAAGAGCATTTTCGCTCCTTCCTCGGCGTACCGATTATCCATCGTCGCCAGCTGTTCGGCGTGCTGGTGGTGCAGCAGCGCGACCTGCGGCAGTTCAACGAAAGCGAAGAGTCTTTCATGGTCACCCTGGCCACGCAGATGGCCGGGATCCTCTCGCAGTCTCAACTTAATGCGCTGTTTGGCCGCTACCGGCAGACGCGGATCCGCGCGCTGGCTGCCTCGCCGGGCGTGGCGGTGGCTGAAGGCTGGCAAGACAGCAGCCAGCCTTCGCTCGATCAGGTGTTTAAAGCCTCTACGCTGGATACCGTCAGCGAACGCGAGCGCCTGACGCT
The nucleotide sequence above comes from Serratia rhizosphaerae. Encoded proteins:
- the lplT gene encoding lysophospholipid transporter LplT, which produces MSQTLSDNAPLLSRGMIAVICAQFLSAFGDNALLFATLALIKQQLYPDWSQPILQMAFVATYIILAPFVGQFADSFAKGRVMMVANALKLAGALAICLGLNPFLGYSLVGIGAAAYSPAKYGILGEITRGEQLVKANGLMEASTIAAILTGSVAGGLLADWHILIALAVCALVYAAAVVANLYIPLLAAARPAQSWHPRAMTRSFFAACVTLWRDGQTRFSLIGTSLFWGAGVTLRFLLVLWVPVALGIADNATPTLLNAMVAVGIVVGAGVAARFVTLETVKRCMPAGILIGVAVEFFALQTTMFNAYVLLLVIGMLGGFFVVPLNALLQERGKHSVGAGNAIAVQNLGENTAMLLMLGLYSLVVKIGVPVVGVGLGFGAVFALAISVLWFSQRRS
- a CDS encoding NADP(H)-dependent aldo-keto reductase, whose product is MQYHRIPHSSLEVSVLGLGTMTFGEQNSEADAHAQLDYALAAGINLIDTAEMYPVPPRPETQGLTERYIGSWIKARGNREKIVLASKVAGPTRNNDSGIRPQQALDRKNIRAALDDSLKRLNTDYLDLYQLHWPQRSANYFGKLNYQYSDEMATVTLLETLEALNEQVRAGKIRYIGVSNETPYGVMRYLHLAEKHELPRMVSIQNPYSLLNRSFEIGLAEISQFEGVELLAYSSLAFGTLSGKYLNGAQPAGARNTLFSRFTRYSSPQAQRAIAEYVALAKKHRLDPSQMALAFVRQQPFVASTLLGATTLEQLKTNIDSFNLTLNEEVLQQLEEIHSRFTIPAP
- a CDS encoding YgdI/YgdR family lipoprotein; protein product: MKKWVMAAAALAMAVGLTGCSSDYVMATKDGNMILTQGKPEIDKDTGLISYQDEKGNSRQINGDQVSQVIER
- a CDS encoding TerC family protein; the encoded protein is MFEWIMDPNAWLALGTLTILEIVLGIDNIIFLSLVVAKLPKAQQNKARRMGLAAAMLMRLALLASIAWVIRLTHPLFNVMGHDISARDLILLLGGLFLIWKASKEIHETIEGTEEEHHTKVHSFFGAIVQIMLLDIIFSLDSVITAVGLSDHLFIMMAAVVIAVGVMMFAARPIGEFVDRHPSVKMLALAFLILVGFTLMLESFQVHVPKGYIYFAMFFSMSVEALNLMRGKKSTNAE
- the mutH gene encoding DNA mismatch repair endonuclease MutH; the protein is MAFFSPLPPPPENEQQLLERAQRLAGFSLGELAARAQLAIPANLKRDKGWVGMLLELYLGAMAGSKPEQDFPELGIELKTIPIDAAGKPLETTFVCVAPLTGNSGVTWQSSHVRHKLARVLWIPVEGERQIPLAQRRIGSPLLWSPSEEEDEMLRRDWEELMDLIVLGHVERITARHGEVLQLRPKAANSKALTEAIGEQGQPIMTLPRGFYLKKGFTAALLARHFLI
- the rppH gene encoding RNA pyrophosphohydrolase, with the protein product MIDDDGYRPNVGIVICNRQGQVLWARRYGQHSWQFPQGGINPGETAEQAMYRELFEEVGLSKKDVRILASTRNWLRYKLPKRLVRWDTKPVCIGQKQKWFLLQLMCSDADINMQRSSTPEFDGWRWVSFWYPVRQVVSFKRDVYRRVMKEFAATVMPLQQPSAPRQAPAYRRKRG